A genome region from Penaeus monodon isolate SGIC_2016 chromosome 14, NSTDA_Pmon_1, whole genome shotgun sequence includes the following:
- the LOC119580546 gene encoding fibrous sheath CABYR-binding protein-like encodes MGDHVFYFMREFKFPYTCVIFSLGSQSSPPKTPQGRNERPRAWASEPPAAVCQRASEPPAAVCQRASEPPAAECQRASEPPAAECQRASEPPAAECQRASEPPAAECQRACEPPAAECQRASEPPAAECQRASEERGASVPKAGSAGQCW; translated from the exons ATGGGAGATCACGTGTTTTATTTCATGCGGGAGTTT AAGTTCCCCTACACCTGCGTCATTTTCTCCCTAGGTTCCCAAAGTtctcccccaaaaacaccccaggGAAGAAACGAGAG GCCGCGCGCATGGGCCAGCGAGCCTCCTGCGGCCGTGTGCCAGAGGGCCAGCGAGCCTCCTGCGGCCGTGTGCCAGAGGGCCAGCGAGCCTCCTGCGGCCGAGTGCCAGAGGGCCAGCGAGCCTCCTGCGGCCGAGTGCCAGAGGGCCAGCGAGCCTCCTGCGGCCGAGTGCCAGAGGGCCAGCGAGCCTCCTGCGGCCGAGTGCCAGAGGGCCTGCGAGCCTCCTGCGGCCGAGTGCCAGAGGGCTAGCGAGCCTCCTGCGGCCGAGTGCCAGAGGGCCAGCGAGGAGCGCGGTGCCTCTGTGCCGAAGGCTGGCAGCGCCGGTCAGTGTTGGTAA